A genomic stretch from Oryzias latipes chromosome 24, ASM223467v1 includes:
- the LOC101164525 gene encoding uncharacterized protein LOC101164525: MDTQIAETTQSLTTAAEMRNTTQMLMHPNANWEEYLAPAPLSIAIIGELVFISSTTDFSINKNPPKDGFKFIKYPDSFRASLMQICNSAWHAFNLAHKNMDQIRIHTFTVPDYMKAAVKILFQGNDEILETLLPNQLENIRSIADECVVLAERVEKKYADVINIIQELLEACINAEHFHGEELKKVRMKLEENKLKEQTAKELNERSKKAMEAMSKELEETQEQYKKSMDSIPSGWEMIGMDLVEGLTSAVRIFSFGFFNYNKRENFSSETITGNKDDEKDLTSEMKIWSRSGQILNLASSFSQFISEEGIDWKEIYDQKNKCAKTTWTQDQFKRMYQELEDLPRSKLRETALRLCQRGIDICEQLAIYAPDQECDQKTTRKLIKDTKMLYDDGLKLDCKSKRMSGSPAFKPKPPMMCKAQENSGSQSASQRATENARFCIEQSREQLKQTRESYEEAVKNMEQNQRELTEILIEMQNCKIKEIDFDTTIKILVKGMDAMGRVKEQWEKMVRFFQMVASIVKTSLGTTLHKFVKTSEDTKKLSYNSKLFAKDMLYNQAFEASNIASLVHMISGTYCEVSNKYLMDRVSSLGKLMAMDKEKPEFMQERIKLQESCQEAQDGIMHLVLKNKKEFERKTDARMAQIEGEFKAILPPTPPTETQRIKEIVQTGFGEGEENYY; the protein is encoded by the coding sequence ATGGACACCCAAATTGCAGAGACCACCCAGAGTCTCACCACCGCGGCAGAGATGAGGAACACCACCCAGATGTTGATGCACCCCAATGCAAACTGGGAGGAGTACCTGGCTCCTGCTCCTCTCTCCATCGCCATCATCGGGGAGCTGGTCTTCATCTCATCAACGACTGATTTCTCCATCAACAAGAATCCCCCAAAAGATGGATTCAAGTTCATAAAGTACCCAGACTCCTTTAGGGCTAGTCTCATGCAAATCTGTAACTCAGCCTGGCATGCATTCAACTTAGCCCACAAGAACATGGATCAAATTCGGATTCATACCTTCACAGTTCCAGATTATATGAAAGCAGCAGTCAAGATTCTGTTTCAAGGAAATGATGAAATCCTTGAAACTCTCCTCCCAAACCAGCTGGAAAACATCCGCAGCATTGCAGACGAATGTGTGGTGCTAGCAGAACGCGTTGAAAAGAAGTATGCAGATGTTATTAATATAATCCAGGAACTGCTGGAAGCCTGCATCAATGCTGAACACTTTCACGGAGAAGAGCTGAAGAAGGTCAGGATGAAACTTGAGGAGAATAAATTGAAGGAACAGACTGCAAAGGAGCTAAATGAACGATCCAAGAAAGCAATGGAGGCCATGTCAAAGGAGCTGGAAGAGACACAAGAACAGTACAAGAAATCTATGGATTCCATACCATCAGGGTGGGAGATGATTGGCATGGATTTAGTTGAAGGACTGACCTCTGCTGTGAGAATAttcagttttggtttttttaattataataaaagaGAGAATTTTAGCTCAGAGACAATCACTGGAAATAAAGATGACGAAAAAGATTTGACTTCAGAAATGAAAATTTGGAGCAGGTCAGGACAAATTCTGAATCTCGCATCATCATTCAGTCAGTTTATAAGTGAAGAAGGAATCGACTGGAAAGAGATCTATGATCAGAAGAACAAGTGTGCAAAGACTACATGGACGCAAGATCAATTCAAAAGAATGTATCAAGAGTTGGAGGATCTTCCAAGAAGTAAACTAAGGGAAACTGCTCTGCGTCTCTGCCAAAGAGGGATTGACATCTGTGAACAGTTGGCAATATATGCACCAGATCAGGAATGTGATCAGAAAACGACACGCAAGCTGATTAAAGACACAAAGATGCTGTATGACGATGGCTTAAAGTTAGACTGTAAAAGCAAAAGAATGTCTGGTTCTCCAGCTTTTAAACCCAAACCCCCAATGATGTGCAAAGCACAGGAGAACTCTGGAAGTCAGTCTGCCAGCCAGAGAGCGACAGAGAACGCTCGCTTTTGCATCGAGCAAAGTCGAGAACAACTGAAGCAAACCCGAGAGTCATATGAGGAGGCTGTAAAGAACATGGAGCAGAACCAAAGAGAACTGACTGAGATCCTGATTGAGATGCAGAACTGCAAGATCAAAGAGATTGACTTTGACACCACCATCAAAATACTAGTCAAAGGGATGGATGCCATGGGTAGAGTGAAGGAGCAGTGGGAGAAGATGGTGCGCTTCTTCCAGATGGTTGCCTCCATTGTGAAAACCAGCCTTGGAACCACGCTGCACAAATTTGTGAAAACATCTGAAGACACAAAGAAATTGTCCTACAACTCTAAGCTCTTTGCCAAAGACATGCTGTACAACCAGGCTTTTGAAGCCTCCAACATCGCCAGTCTGGTCCATATGATTTCAGGGACCTACTGTGAAGTGTCCAACAAGTACCTGATGGACAGAGTGAGCAGCTTGGGTAAGCTTATGGCCATGGACAAGGAGAAGCCAGAGTTCATGCAAGAGAGAATAAAGCTGCAGGAGTCCTGCCAAGAAGCTCAAGATGGTATCATGCATTTGGTCCTGAAGAACAAGAAAGAATTTGAAAGGAAGACGGATGCCAGGATGGCCCAAATTGAGGGAGAGTTTAAAGCCATTCTGCCCCCTACTCCACCAACAGAGACACAAAGAATCAAAGAGATAGTTCAGACTGGGTTtggagaaggagaagaaaattattactga